One genomic region from Pseudochaenichthys georgianus chromosome 15, fPseGeo1.2, whole genome shotgun sequence encodes:
- the tomm20a gene encoding translocase of outer mitochondrial membrane 20 gives MASGRTGAVVAGVCGGLFVAYCIYFDRKRRSDPGFKEKLRERRRKQNVSSDKSGLARLPDLKDAEAVQKFFLEEIQLGEELLSQGDFEKGVDHLTNAIAVCGQPQQLLQVLQQTLPPPVFQMLLTKLPTISQRIINSQPLSEDDVE, from the exons ATGGCGAGCGGTCGGACGGGTGCAGTTGTGGCCGGGGTGTGTGGGGGCCTTTTCGTcgcatattgtatttattttgacaGAAAACGGCGGAGTGACCCTGGCTTCAAAGAAAAACTACGTGAAC GTAGAAGAAAACAAAATGTTTCTAGTGACAAGTCTGGACTGGCAAGG CTACCTGACCTGAAGGATGCAGAAGCTGTTCAGAAATTCTTTCTGGAGGAAATCCAGCTTGGAGAGGAGCTCCTTTCACAAG GTGACTTTGAGAAAGGCGTAGACCACCTGACGAATGCGATTGCAGTTTGTGGTCAACCTCAGCAGCTGCTTCAGGTGCTCCAGCAGACGCTGCCACCTCCAGTCTTCCAAATGCTGCTGACCAAACTGCCCACCATCAGCCAG cGTATCATCAACTCTCAGCCTTTATCAGAAGATGACGTTGAATGA